In a genomic window of Infirmifilum sp. NZ:
- a CDS encoding DUF3782 domain-containing protein: protein MLSREALKAEILKLLEEDKEFRYSVAGLLGMREVLERLDENTRAIRDLQREIKALQEQVADNTKAIKALQEQVAEHSKAIKALQEQVAEHSKVIAEHTVAIRELQRTISALGARWGLMSEEAFRRAMADIPRSFGGRVEK from the coding sequence ATGCTGAGCAGAGAGGCGCTGAAAGCGGAGATCCTCAAGTTGCTTGAGGAGGACAAGGAGTTCCGTTACAGCGTAGCCGGCCTGCTGGGTATGCGTGAGGTGCTGGAGAGGCTAGACGAGAACACGCGCGCTATCCGGGACCTCCAACGGGAGATTAAAGCCTTGCAGGAGCAGGTTGCCGATAACACTAAAGCGATCAAGGCGTTGCAGGAGCAGGTAGCGGAGCACTCGAAAGCGATTAAAGCGCTCCAGGAGCAAGTGGCGGAGCACAGCAAGGTGATTGCGGAGCACACCGTAGCCATACGCGAGCTCCAGAGGACGATCTCCGCGCTCGGGGCCAGGTGGGGGCTGATGAGCGAGGAGGCCTTCCGCCGGGCAATGGCCGACATCCCGCGGAGCTTCGGCGGGAGAGTCGAGAAGTGA
- a CDS encoding alpha/beta hydrolase family protein: MTKNKNLIAAIASLALVVIFSFLAYLVITDFGYVTVQDVRFYGPNGEMISAHLYVPADATAQNPAPGVLVIHGYNNQKDYMTNTALELARRRYVVLSIDMTGHGFSEGASGSFSYGAVAGLTYLRSLAYVDKNNIGLVGMSMGGWAIQAAALQIPDGYKSMFYMDSYVLPPTLAPNLKNVAIQMAFADEFTPYWLQVPTGNDIPKSPVLKTIFGVSEDIIPGKVYGDIEKGTARILYSPHIDHAASTDDPESIGNVIEWMGMTLKGGKSIPRNDLIFPFKQLFTSLAFIASMAFIFFFGSYLLETNTFRDLVGELPEYKGFKGAGYWIAALITTILGPLVFLPSFIEWGMSPILLNIFFPQAPTNRYMTWMDTVALITVILLLVFYYLSLRKSGFTLEHTGIKKPAMHIAKSLAFAALTLLPLYLTVTYCYGLFRTPITLAGLPEPIVLRPMSAVRFNYMFTYYLPFLFYYLTLGVLFTGFLRFREGRASLYMEMLINSIIISLGSIAFLLYYYVPLYTGMPQTLTWAYVFGGVPLAMIYYIVVPILSIIAVCVLTYFYRKTGSVWPGVFLITTLIVWYNVAFAAFHIPMPP; this comes from the coding sequence ATGACAAAAAATAAGAACCTGATTGCCGCCATTGCTTCTCTCGCTCTCGTCGTTATCTTCAGCTTTCTGGCATACCTCGTCATAACGGATTTCGGCTATGTAACAGTGCAGGATGTACGATTCTACGGACCCAACGGGGAAATGATTAGCGCACACCTATACGTTCCTGCAGATGCTACAGCTCAGAACCCCGCACCTGGCGTGCTAGTGATTCATGGGTATAACAACCAGAAAGACTACATGACGAATACAGCGTTAGAGCTTGCGCGGAGACGTTACGTTGTTCTCTCAATAGACATGACGGGTCATGGCTTCTCAGAGGGGGCTTCCGGATCATTCTCGTATGGTGCCGTTGCAGGGTTAACCTACCTGCGTAGCCTCGCCTACGTTGATAAAAACAACATAGGTTTAGTTGGCATGTCGATGGGTGGGTGGGCTATACAGGCAGCAGCCCTTCAGATTCCCGACGGCTACAAGTCAATGTTTTACATGGACTCGTATGTTCTCCCCCCGACGCTGGCACCTAACTTGAAGAATGTAGCTATCCAGATGGCATTCGCTGACGAGTTCACGCCTTACTGGCTACAAGTACCAACGGGGAATGATATCCCAAAATCGCCGGTTTTGAAGACTATCTTCGGGGTGAGCGAGGATATAATCCCTGGGAAAGTTTACGGTGACATCGAGAAAGGTACCGCTAGGATTCTCTACTCGCCACACATAGACCACGCCGCTTCAACAGATGATCCCGAAAGCATCGGGAACGTCATAGAGTGGATGGGCATGACGCTTAAGGGCGGCAAAAGCATACCGAGGAATGATCTGATATTCCCGTTTAAGCAGCTCTTCACAAGTTTAGCTTTCATAGCCTCAATGGCATTCATCTTCTTCTTCGGATCATACCTGTTGGAGACAAACACCTTCCGCGACCTCGTCGGAGAGCTTCCAGAGTACAAGGGCTTTAAAGGAGCAGGGTACTGGATAGCCGCTCTAATAACCACAATCCTCGGCCCCTTAGTGTTCCTCCCATCATTCATCGAGTGGGGGATGAGCCCAATCCTGCTCAACATTTTCTTCCCGCAGGCTCCCACGAACAGGTACATGACCTGGATGGACACAGTTGCGTTAATCACGGTAATCCTGCTGTTAGTGTTCTATTACCTCTCGCTCAGGAAGAGCGGCTTCACACTAGAGCACACAGGCATCAAGAAGCCTGCAATGCATATCGCGAAAAGCTTAGCGTTTGCCGCGCTGACTCTTCTACCGCTTTACCTCACCGTGACGTACTGCTATGGTCTCTTCCGTACACCGATCACTCTAGCCGGCCTTCCCGAGCCCATCGTGCTTAGACCTATGAGCGCTGTAAGATTCAACTACATGTTCACTTACTACCTGCCTTTCCTGTTCTACTACCTCACGTTAGGCGTCCTCTTCACAGGGTTCCTGAGGTTCAGAGAGGGGCGGGCCAGCCTCTACATGGAAATGCTCATCAACTCGATCATCATTTCCCTGGGATCCATAGCGTTCCTGCTCTACTACTACGTACCTCTCTACACTGGAATGCCTCAGACTCTAACCTGGGCTTACGTGTTCGGAGGAGTGCCTCTTGCAATGATATACTACATTGTCGTACCTATACTGAGCATCATAGCTGTATGCGTCCTCACTTACTTCTACCGGAAAACCGGAAGCGTTTGGCCGGGTGTATTCCTCATCACCACTTTAATCGTCTGGTACAATGTGGCCTTCGCAGCCTTCCACATACCGATGCCACCCTGA
- a CDS encoding MFS transporter: protein MPTSRGHRADLLSGLKGNVIILGATTSLTYFAESMAYPYELLYLQALGAPALAIGLFGSLASSLVLVSRLLGAYAADSRGRKEVAVLATFGVALSYSVIAAAPFWWIAAVGVALVGAFSSLSLPALQALTADSAASGRRGLAYALVDTLPSALSVFAPISAALLVERSGLVQGVRLVYALGALLALSAGLVRALWLEETLVRAPEPPSLFARLVSSVKGAIATLKGVQAPLLPLAVALVVNSFEESMFRFMPLYVVDVAGIGETEWALLSSIFFAVPLVAGLPLGLLVDSIGRRNSMLLAYALWVPATLYFVQCRSTLEMALVFTAFSLGASLFNPAYQAMLADLAPREARGRVMGAVGALRLLASIPASALAGLLYSEGPAYPFLLAAILGVANTAVITLLIEEPSAHRE, encoded by the coding sequence ATGCCCACCAGCAGAGGTCATCGAGCCGACCTTCTCTCCGGGCTGAAAGGCAACGTCATCATACTCGGCGCTACTACCTCGTTAACCTACTTCGCCGAGTCCATGGCGTACCCGTACGAGCTGCTCTACCTGCAGGCCCTCGGGGCGCCGGCGCTTGCGATAGGGCTCTTCGGCTCGCTCGCGTCATCTCTCGTTCTGGTTTCGAGGCTGCTTGGCGCGTACGCCGCAGACAGCCGCGGAAGGAAGGAGGTCGCCGTTCTAGCGACCTTCGGTGTAGCACTGTCGTACTCCGTCATCGCAGCTGCTCCGTTCTGGTGGATCGCCGCGGTGGGCGTCGCGCTGGTGGGGGCGTTCTCCTCGCTCTCGCTCCCAGCCCTCCAGGCGCTCACAGCCGACTCGGCCGCGTCGGGGAGAAGGGGGCTGGCGTACGCCCTCGTTGATACGCTACCCTCGGCTTTATCCGTGTTCGCACCCATCTCGGCGGCCCTGCTGGTTGAGAGAAGCGGGCTCGTTCAAGGGGTGAGGCTGGTCTACGCGCTGGGAGCGCTCCTAGCCCTCTCAGCCGGGCTCGTGAGGGCGCTCTGGCTTGAGGAGACGCTGGTCCGCGCACCCGAGCCCCCTAGCCTTTTTGCTCGCCTCGTGTCCTCGGTGAAAGGGGCTATCGCGACGCTGAAGGGCGTGCAGGCACCCCTCTTGCCCCTCGCGGTTGCCCTCGTCGTGAACTCCTTCGAGGAGTCGATGTTCCGGTTCATGCCCCTCTACGTGGTCGACGTCGCTGGCATCGGCGAGACTGAGTGGGCTCTGCTGAGCTCAATATTCTTCGCGGTCCCGCTCGTAGCCGGGCTACCTCTCGGCCTCCTCGTGGACTCCATAGGTAGGCGTAATTCCATGCTGCTGGCCTACGCGCTCTGGGTTCCAGCCACCCTCTACTTCGTCCAGTGCCGCAGCACGCTCGAGATGGCGCTCGTCTTCACAGCCTTCTCGCTGGGGGCCTCGCTCTTCAACCCAGCCTACCAGGCAATGCTGGCAGACCTGGCACCCAGGGAAGCCCGCGGCAGAGTAATGGGAGCGGTCGGAGCTCTCAGGCTGCTCGCCTCCATCCCCGCCTCAGCCCTGGCAGGCCTTCTCTACAGCGAGGGGCCAGCATACCCCTTCTTGCTTGCAGCAATCCTCGGCGTCGCCAACACGGCTGTTATAACTCTACTCATCGAGGAGCCCTCTGCACACAGAGAATAG
- a CDS encoding 2-oxoacid:acceptor oxidoreductase family protein, with translation MEQITVLFSGAAGDGVRSLGVTYARVLSRWGWHSFVYDDYQSLIRGGHNFSIVTTRRGERMFAHWDTVDGIVALNQDTVDRHLGRLRDSGFMVYDSDAVKNPPGKGLAGDHPQPRLREIIEERWL, from the coding sequence ATGGAGCAGATAACTGTTCTTTTCAGTGGAGCGGCTGGAGACGGCGTGAGGAGCCTCGGGGTAACCTACGCACGGGTATTGTCGAGGTGGGGCTGGCACTCCTTCGTCTACGACGACTACCAGAGCCTGATCAGGGGTGGGCACAACTTCTCAATAGTCACAACCAGGAGAGGTGAGCGCATGTTCGCCCACTGGGACACCGTCGACGGCATCGTCGCCCTCAACCAAGACACCGTCGACAGACACCTCGGAAGGCTACGCGACAGCGGGTTCATGGTCTACGACTCCGACGCGGTCAAGAATCCGCCAGGCAAGGGGCTCGCGGGCGACCACCCGCAACCCCGCCTCAGGGAAATCATTGAGGAGAGGTGGCTGTAG
- a CDS encoding class II SORL domain-containing protein — MSKPFGDLIYTPERATGEAVSKVETHTPKITAPDKVKAGEEFQVTITVGPHPNTVQHSIRKIKVYFAEEGRPFNPIHIATVELEPEYAEPKVTLTVKLKKSGTIYAVGYCNLHGLWEARKEITVE; from the coding sequence ATGTCAAAGCCTTTTGGCGATTTAATATATACGCCCGAGAGGGCGACGGGAGAGGCTGTCAGCAAGGTTGAAACGCACACCCCCAAGATAACCGCGCCGGACAAGGTTAAGGCCGGTGAGGAGTTCCAGGTCACGATCACCGTTGGCCCCCACCCGAACACCGTCCAGCACTCCATCAGGAAGATAAAGGTCTACTTCGCGGAGGAGGGGAGGCCCTTCAACCCGATTCACATCGCGACGGTGGAGCTCGAGCCCGAGTACGCTGAACCCAAGGTGACCCTAACCGTCAAGCTGAAGAAGAGCGGAACCATATACGCTGTAGGGTACTGCAACCTGCACGGCCTGTGGGAGGCGAGGAAAGAGATAACAGTTGAGTAA
- a CDS encoding MFS transporter, whose translation MRLRNITLIAVARSSQMFVLGFLTWYLPITIEESLGLPTLGLTYSASCALSGFAGLVGGALSDSLGRRPVIVAGSAAMLLGALLVALAPLCGAGALALSALLLFGLQHLGDAAMDSALYESAEEDSLGRALAAVFVAGALSGSAGSAVLGFTAERDVALVGALVLAVALTCFASSALLEETAQGRGALSVRGSGERVAEWFKSMGSVPLAVLSLTVLMAVEVDSTLNLYPVFMKDVQGFAEREVGLVYGAIPVMQALIYPLAGSAVDKLGAPRAACAVLLIQSAGVAGFAALGRPYAALALLAASGAGAVFNIAYRAMVVSSASASARGTTVALVYVVWDLATVPAPALGAMLYTLDPRLPFFLASLTLGLVAIIALSAYHRPVN comes from the coding sequence TTGAGATTGAGGAACATCACACTCATCGCCGTTGCCCGCTCCTCCCAGATGTTCGTGCTAGGCTTCCTCACGTGGTACCTTCCCATCACGATAGAGGAGAGCCTCGGCCTTCCCACGCTGGGTCTGACGTACTCTGCCTCCTGCGCTCTATCGGGGTTCGCAGGGCTGGTGGGGGGAGCGCTGAGCGACAGCCTGGGTAGAAGGCCTGTGATCGTAGCCGGCTCAGCGGCAATGCTCCTCGGTGCCCTGCTAGTGGCGTTAGCGCCGCTTTGCGGCGCGGGAGCGCTCGCGCTGTCCGCGTTGCTGCTCTTCGGCCTCCAGCACCTCGGTGACGCAGCCATGGACTCGGCGCTCTACGAGTCCGCGGAGGAGGATTCTCTGGGCAGAGCTCTCGCCGCGGTGTTCGTGGCAGGCGCCCTCTCTGGATCAGCGGGCTCCGCAGTGCTTGGCTTCACCGCTGAGCGCGACGTGGCGCTCGTAGGAGCGCTCGTGCTGGCGGTAGCGCTCACCTGTTTTGCGTCGAGCGCTCTCCTAGAGGAGACCGCACAGGGGAGAGGCGCTTTGAGCGTGCGGGGGAGCGGGGAGCGTGTTGCCGAGTGGTTCAAGTCGATGGGCAGCGTACCTCTCGCGGTTCTCTCCCTGACTGTCCTGATGGCGGTGGAGGTCGACTCCACCCTAAACCTTTACCCCGTGTTCATGAAGGACGTGCAGGGCTTCGCGGAGAGGGAGGTGGGCTTGGTTTACGGGGCGATCCCGGTGATGCAGGCCCTTATTTACCCCCTCGCCGGCTCCGCCGTGGACAAGCTGGGGGCTCCGAGAGCTGCGTGCGCGGTACTCCTGATTCAGTCAGCCGGGGTAGCTGGCTTCGCAGCGCTAGGGCGTCCCTACGCGGCTCTGGCGCTTCTAGCGGCTTCGGGTGCCGGGGCCGTGTTCAACATCGCGTACAGGGCTATGGTGGTTTCAAGTGCCTCCGCTAGTGCTAGGGGCACCACTGTGGCGCTCGTGTACGTAGTGTGGGACCTCGCGACGGTGCCCGCGCCTGCCCTAGGAGCCATGCTGTATACCCTTGACCCTAGGCTCCCGTTTTTCCTGGCCTCCCTTACCCTTGGATTAGTAGCCATCATCGCGCTGAGCGCTTATCACAGACCCGTCAATTGA
- a CDS encoding ATP-binding protein produces MSAEKGGERRCDAEKLLELLRLTASEQDLQLGALADCGYVLTTSHLKVRELIREAESGFGPKPLILVYGEAGTGKSFLARSTQLELLTEAKSKIERRKRGECTGPVILPVYVNLAKIRVENAGDQAYLISKVSEAIESETLNALARVFTDSVDFDQLRRLTNLLHEVKSHITHNPALLPAFFSLLRLGELSYFIILDELTSVVGDIDSKEGFERLKAVVFDGVVRQWRESLGDILAGFMVILHLYSKGSLEILRDHIEGKITAYAGGLERFRLEEIGMDNIMPVSDEAVINWLGGAGISNQWVAWTYREIVSNHKFRFGSMFLEWYLKLRRGRGTAQSLAGLHQEASRRLEGMIAEALAEELRNRGFSKPVKSQHAVGNLRCDIFVDDVCIDVKVKGDPSTVAKEAYEDWVRLGRDAQRYRLVYAVVSDQAVQLSLKEIPGAVVVPVEVPELDTIYEALVLAEKSVKGEEASRSTPRLIPLLAPRPEVDFQKLFLRRVANVAAARIAELITQKPSAVSYDVTVYNLVKEDCRKLNGRSRTDWKNAPSLKKVFGKQLRYAQDVDKAVEEVNKRIAGSGLKLVVTGTSVRCMEEK; encoded by the coding sequence TTGAGCGCTGAGAAAGGCGGGGAGCGGCGCTGCGACGCTGAGAAACTTCTGGAGCTGCTGAGGCTCACGGCCTCGGAGCAGGACCTCCAGCTGGGCGCCCTCGCGGACTGCGGCTACGTGCTGACAACCAGCCACCTGAAGGTAAGGGAGTTGATAAGGGAGGCTGAGAGCGGTTTCGGCCCCAAACCTCTGATCTTGGTTTACGGCGAGGCTGGGACGGGTAAATCGTTCCTGGCTAGGAGTACTCAGCTGGAGCTTCTCACGGAGGCGAAGTCTAAGATCGAGAGGAGGAAGAGGGGTGAGTGCACCGGGCCCGTGATACTGCCAGTGTACGTGAACCTCGCTAAGATTAGGGTTGAGAACGCGGGGGACCAGGCATACTTGATCAGCAAGGTCTCTGAGGCCATCGAGAGCGAGACGCTGAACGCGCTGGCAAGAGTGTTCACAGACTCCGTGGACTTCGACCAGCTGAGGAGGCTCACCAACCTCCTGCACGAGGTGAAGAGCCACATTACCCACAACCCGGCACTTCTCCCCGCGTTCTTCTCGCTGCTGAGGCTCGGCGAGCTCAGCTACTTCATAATCCTCGACGAGCTGACCAGCGTCGTCGGCGACATAGACAGCAAGGAGGGGTTTGAGAGGCTAAAGGCCGTGGTGTTCGACGGCGTGGTCAGGCAGTGGAGGGAGTCACTCGGGGATATCTTGGCAGGTTTCATGGTGATCCTACACCTCTACAGCAAGGGGTCTTTGGAAATCCTGAGGGACCACATCGAAGGAAAGATCACCGCCTACGCGGGAGGCCTCGAGAGGTTCAGACTTGAAGAAATAGGCATGGATAATATTATGCCCGTCTCGGACGAAGCCGTGATCAATTGGCTCGGAGGTGCTGGCATTAGCAACCAGTGGGTAGCCTGGACATACAGGGAAATTGTTTCAAACCACAAGTTCAGGTTCGGGAGCATGTTCCTGGAGTGGTACTTGAAGCTGAGGAGGGGGCGTGGCACTGCGCAATCACTCGCGGGACTGCACCAGGAGGCGTCCCGGAGGCTCGAGGGCATGATCGCAGAGGCGCTCGCCGAGGAGCTCAGGAATAGGGGCTTCAGCAAGCCCGTTAAGAGCCAGCACGCTGTCGGCAACCTGAGGTGCGACATCTTCGTGGACGATGTGTGCATCGACGTGAAGGTCAAGGGAGACCCCTCGACGGTTGCGAAGGAGGCTTACGAGGACTGGGTGAGGCTGGGTCGTGATGCTCAGCGGTACCGGCTCGTCTACGCGGTGGTGTCCGACCAGGCGGTGCAGCTTTCCCTTAAGGAAATACCGGGGGCAGTCGTCGTCCCGGTGGAGGTTCCCGAGCTGGACACGATCTACGAGGCCCTCGTGCTCGCGGAGAAGAGCGTTAAGGGCGAAGAGGCCTCCCGCTCAACGCCGCGACTGATCCCGCTCCTCGCCCCAAGGCCCGAGGTGGACTTCCAGAAGCTGTTCCTGAGACGGGTCGCCAATGTGGCCGCTGCGCGTATCGCTGAATTGATAACGCAAAAGCCCAGCGCCGTTTCGTACGACGTCACCGTCTACAACCTCGTTAAAGAGGACTGCAGGAAGCTCAACGGCAGATCTCGCACCGATTGGAAGAACGCGCCCTCCCTTAAGAAAGTTTTCGGGAAGCAACTGAGGTACGCTCAGGACGTCGACAAAGCGGTTGAGGAAGTGAACAAGAGGATCGCCGGCAGCGGCTTAAAGCTCGTGGTTACCGGGACGAGCGTACGCTGCATGGAAGAAAAGTGA
- a CDS encoding AAA family ATPase: MRITELWVRNFKSLRDVKLSLRSFNLVVGPNGSGKTNLIEALEFFRDAFTAEGFSRPWRKWWSPENVVWMRDETLPLTFGFSFQSPVSTGSYELTCNVAGGAFRVEREVLRISGWGTLERAGNVLRVSYEEGFLSRLGSKVDVAEEFSIRLDSQRFFLRFLSCISVYPIKYSIQKVSKEIWKIPLPVKSEIRTKEGNILNSTGLYSPDVVDPDTGRTRILVLETARRLSNMIEKITILRHLNVQEIRKPQEYMKTQKLESDGRNLYVVLYNLFLRENRLPEMVADVLSMALGGYELRFDLTQDGRVFAQLVNGDLRLPPPCMPDGVHKLLAMLTALQLKPSILAIDELEDSLHPEWIELVIDLLKSSGTTVIATTHSPAAVDIVDPQELIIAEMGREGTVFKVFEDPEQVKRELRELGITLSERWLWGAPRLRRAG; the protein is encoded by the coding sequence ATGCGAATTACGGAGCTTTGGGTAAGGAACTTTAAAAGCCTTCGTGACGTTAAACTAAGCCTCCGTAGCTTCAACCTCGTTGTAGGTCCTAACGGCTCTGGGAAAACCAACCTCATCGAAGCGCTGGAGTTCTTCAGAGACGCCTTTACGGCCGAGGGCTTCTCAAGACCCTGGAGGAAGTGGTGGAGCCCGGAGAACGTGGTGTGGATGCGCGATGAGACCTTGCCCCTGACTTTCGGCTTCAGCTTCCAGTCACCCGTCTCTACCGGAAGCTACGAGCTAACGTGCAACGTGGCGGGAGGCGCGTTTAGGGTTGAGCGCGAAGTGCTGAGAATTAGCGGGTGGGGCACGCTGGAGAGAGCTGGGAATGTGCTCAGGGTGAGCTACGAGGAAGGCTTCCTAAGCCGCCTCGGGTCCAAAGTGGACGTAGCTGAAGAGTTTAGTATCAGGCTTGACTCCCAACGCTTCTTCCTGCGATTCCTCTCATGTATATCAGTGTATCCCATTAAGTATTCTATTCAAAAAGTATCAAAGGAAATATGGAAGATTCCCTTACCTGTAAAGTCTGAGATTCGAACAAAAGAAGGTAATATTTTGAATTCTACCGGACTCTATTCACCAGATGTCGTTGATCCTGATACGGGTCGAACCCGTATTTTAGTCCTTGAAACTGCTCGTAGACTCTCGAACATGATTGAGAAGATTACTATATTAAGACACCTAAACGTTCAGGAAATCAGAAAACCCCAGGAATACATGAAGACACAGAAGTTGGAGAGCGATGGCAGGAACCTTTACGTGGTTCTCTACAACCTATTCCTGAGGGAGAACAGGCTCCCTGAAATGGTGGCAGACGTGCTCTCTATGGCCCTTGGGGGCTACGAGCTAAGGTTCGACCTCACCCAGGATGGCAGGGTTTTCGCCCAGCTCGTTAACGGGGATCTCAGGCTGCCCCCGCCCTGCATGCCCGACGGGGTGCACAAGCTACTGGCGATGCTCACCGCTCTCCAGCTTAAGCCCTCCATCCTAGCGATCGACGAGCTGGAAGACTCGCTACACCCTGAATGGATCGAGCTCGTGATAGACCTCCTCAAGTCGAGCGGCACAACAGTGATCGCGACCACACACAGCCCAGCCGCGGTTGACATCGTCGATCCTCAGGAGCTGATCATCGCCGAGATGGGGAGAGAGGGGACGGTTTTCAAGGTCTTCGAGGACCCGGAGCAGGTGAAGAGAGAGCTCCGTGAGCTGGGTATAACTCTCAGCGAGAGGTGGCTATGGGGGGCTCCAAGGCTACGTCGGGCAGGATAG